A window of the Lactuca sativa cultivar Salinas chromosome 7, Lsat_Salinas_v11, whole genome shotgun sequence genome harbors these coding sequences:
- the LOC111912031 gene encoding endoglucanase 11: MEKTMMMKRKPSLSFLHHCCFLLSLFSIFASFRCSPSHNYADALTKSLLYFEAQRSGRLPYNQRVTWRDNSGLTDGLEQGVDLVGGYYDAGDHVKFGLPMAFTVTMLSWSIIEYSEYIAGAGELEHAMEAIKWGTDYFIKAHTSPNVLWAEVGDGYTDHYCWQRPEDMTTSRQAYKIDENNPGSDLAGETAAAMAAASIVFKKTNPHYSHLLLHHAQQLFEFGDKYRGKYDESIGVVKNYYTSVSGHEDELLWAAMWLYKATDNHQYLSYVIDNADSFGGVGWSITEFSWDVKFAGIQVLASQLLIEEKHKKYKDVLEKYQSKAEYYICSCLNKNNGTKHNVRFTPGGLLYVRQWNNMQYVSSGAFLVSVYSNLLQKLNQKNLKCHGGEVTPHELFQFTKSQVDYILGSNPLNMSYLVGFGPNFPKRVHHRGASIVSYRENKGFIGCTQGYDNWYGSTDPNPNIVVGALVGGPDHNDEFTDKRGNYMQTEACTYNTSPLVGIFAKLNYLENMVLHASY, from the exons ATGGAGAAGACGATGATGATGAAGAGGAAGCCGTCATTATCATTTCTACACCATTGCtgctttcttctctctctcttctccATTTTTGCCTCTTTTAGATGTAGTCCTTCACATAATTATGCCGACGCCCTCACTAAATCTCTGCTATACTTTGAAGCTCAACGCTCCGGCCGCCTTCCGTACAACCAACGCGTCACCTGGCGCGATAATTCCGGCCTCACCGACGGCCTTGAACAAGGC GTAGACTTGGTCGGAGGTTATTACGACGCCGGAGACCACGTCAAGTTCGGTTTACCGATGGCATTCACCGTCACAATGCTGTCGTGGAGTATCATCGAATACAGCGAGTACATTGCCGGTGCCGGAGAGTTAGAACACGCCATGGAAGCGATCAAATGGGGAACTGATTATTTCATCAAAGCTCACACCAGCCCTAACGTGTTATGGGCTGAG GTAGGTGACGGATACACGGATCACTACTGTTGGCAACGGCCGGAGGATATGACGACGTCGAGACAAGCATACAAGATCGACGAGAACAATCCGGGGTCAGATCTCGCCGGAGAAACCGCCGCCGCTATGGCTGCAGCCTCCATTGTGTTTAAAAAAACAAACCCACATTACTCCCATTTGTTATTGCATCACGCTCAACAG TTATTCGAATTTGGGGATAAGTACAGAGGGAAATACGATGAAAGCATTGGAGTGGTGAAAAACTACTACACATCAGTGAGTGGGCACGAGGATGAGCTGCTGTGGGCCGCGATGTGGTTGTACAAAGCCACCGACAACCACCAGTACTTGAGTTATGTGATTGATAACGCCGATTCCTTCGGTGGCGTTGGGTGGTCCATCACGGAATTCAGCTGGGATGTTAAATTCGCCGGCATtcaagttcttgcatctcag tTGCTTATTGAAGAGAAACACAAAAAATACAAAGACGTATTAGAAAAATACCAATCAAAAGCCGAATACTACATTTGTTCATGTCTAAACAAAAACAACGGTACAAAACACAATGTCCGTTTTACCCCTGGCGGCCTCCTATACGTTCGACAATGGAACAACATGCAATATGTATCTTCGGGGGCATTTTTGGTATCCGTATACTCAAATTTACTCCAAAAATTAAACCAAAAAAACCTCAAATGCCATGGAGGTGAAGTAACACCTCATGAGCTTTTCCAATTCACAAAATCACAAGTGGATTACATTTTGGGCTCTAACCCATTAAACATGAGCTATCTAGTGGGCTTTGGCCCAAACTTCCCAAAAAGGGTTCACCATAGAGGTGCATCAATTGTTTCGTATAGAGAAAACAAGGGGTTCATCGGTTGCACTCAGGGTTATGACAACTGGTACGGGTCTACTGACCCGAACCCAAATATTGTGGTTGGGGCCCTGGTTGGTGGACCTGACCACAACGATGAGTTTACTGATAAAAGAGGAAATTACATGCAGACGGAAGCGTGTACGTATAACACATCGCCGCTCGTTGGAATTTTTGCAAAGTTAAATTATTTAGAGAATATGGTTTTACATGCATCTTATTAA